The window ATCGCACCCCAGGTAAGGCCACGCCAGGTGCGCCCCAGGCGCATCCGGATGCCGTGGGAGTCGGCGACGAACAGCGGCAGCCGGGCATCCCAGGCGCCGAGCAGGTGGAGCACGCTCAGCAACGCCAGCACAGCTGCGACGAGCCAGTCGGTCACCGAGCCGGTGGTGAGGGCGCGGGCCGCGTAGGCGACGGCCACGCCCCCGGCCACGACACCGACCGGGCCCAGCAGCCAGGCGTTCCGGCGTACGACCACGCTCTCGGGTGCGATGCTCAGCGCGCCGCGACCCTCGGCTTGCGTGGTGTCGAGGTCGTCGGCAATGGTTTCGAACTGCTCAGCGGCGCCCATCTCAGGCCTCCCCTTGGATCGTGGCGATCACGTGGTCGATCTCGTCCGGCTTGACCAGGACGTCTCGCGCCTTCGAGCCCTCACTCGGGCCGACGACGCCGCGGCTCTCCAGGATGTCCATCAGTCGTCCGGCCTTGGCGAACCCGACGCGCAGTTTGCGCTGCAACATCGAGGTCGACCCGAACTGCGTGGAGACGACCAATTCGATGGCTTGCACCACAAGGTCGAGGTCGTCGCCGATGTCGTCGTCCAGATCGCGCTTGGCTGCTGCCGGAGCGGTGACGTCCTCGCGGTAGTTGGGCTCCAACTGCTGCTTGCACAGCGCCACCACCTGGTGGATCTCGGCCTCGGTCACCCACGCGCCTTGGACGCGTACGGGCTTGGAGGCGCCCATCGGCAAGAACAGTCCGTCACCTTGGCCGACCAACTTCTCCGCGCCCGGGGTGTCGAGGATGACCCGGCTGTCCGCGAGTGAGGACGTGGCGAAGGCCAGCCTGGACGGCACGTTGGCCTTGATCAGACCCGTGACGACGTCGACCGACGGACGCTGAGTGGCCAGCACCAGGTGGATACCCGCCGCACGCGCCAACTGAGTGATGCGTACGACCGCGTCCTCCACGTCGCGTGGAGCGATCATCATCAGGTCGGCGAGTTCGTCGACGACCACGAGCAGATAGGGGTACGGCGCCAGTTCGCGCTCGCTGCCAGGAGGCAACTGCACCTTGCCCGCTCGTACGGCCTTGTTGAAGTCGTCGACGTGGCGGAAGCCGAAGTTGGCCAGATCGTCGTAGCGCATGTCCATCTCACGCACGACCCACTGCAGCGCCTCGGCGGCCTTCTTGGGGTTGGTGATGATCGGGGTGATCAGGTGCGGGATGCCCTCGTAGGCATTGAGCTCGACCCGCTTGGGGTCGACCATGATCATCCGCACCTCGTCGGGCGTCGAGCGCATCAGCAGCGAGGTGATCATCGAGTTGATGAAGGACGACTTTCCCGAACCGGTCGCACCGGCGACCAGCAGGTGCGGCATCTTGGCCAGGTTGGCGACCACGAAGCCGCCCTCCACGTCCTTGCCGAGACCGGCGACCATCGGGTGGTGGTCGGACCGCGCAGTGTTGGAGCGCAGCACGTCGCCAAGCGACACGATCTCCTTGTCGGAGTTGGGGATCTCGATGCCGATCGCGGACTTGCCGGGGATCGGGCTGAGGATGCGTACGTCGGCCGACGCCACGGCGTACGCGATGTTCTTCGACAGCGCCGTGACCTTCTCGACCTTGACCGCCGGGCCCAACTCGACCTCATAGCGCGTCACCGTCGGACCGCGGGTGTACCCGGTGACCTGGGCGTCGATGCCGAACTCGTCGAGCACCTGGGTGAGCCGACCGACGACGTCGTCGCTGGCCTTCGAGCGCGGCTTGTGCGGGGAGCCCGGCTTGAGGACGTCGCTCGCGGGCAGGTGGTAGGTGACGTCCCCGGACAGGGCCAGTTGCTCGACCCGTTGCGGCAACGGGCTGTGCGGAGGCGGCACCAGGGTCTCCGCCTTGTCAGCTGATCTGTCGGACGCCACCACGGGCATCGCCTGGGTCTCGACGTCCGCGTGGGACAGGTCGCTTGCATCAGTGTCGTGGCCGTCGAAGTCCAAGGCGGCGTCGAGCGCGTCCAACTTGCGGCCACGACGGCGCTTGACCTCACGGTCCTCCAGCAGCGGCGAGTCGTACGCCGGGTCGCCCATGTCCGGGTCGATCTCGTCGACCCGGCGACGACCGCGTCCCCGCGTGGTTTCCCCGTCCTCACCGACCTGCTGACGACCGAGCACCCGCTCGCGGAGTGCGGCTAGGCGTTCTGGGATCCGGTAGACGGGCGTGGCGGTGACGACGAGCACGCCGAACACGGCGAGCAGGATCAGCACCGGCACCACGACGTACGCCGTCTGAAGCAGGTCGAGCAGCAGCGACGCCACCACGAAGCCGACGGCACCTCCGGCGTCCTGCAACGCCGAGGAGTCCCCCGGCTGCGGCGTGGGGCTGCCGTTGGCGATGTGGACGACACCGAGCAGACCGAACACGATGGCCGTCCACCCGATGACCTGTCGACCCACGGGGCCGTTGTGCTCGGGGTCGCGCATGTTGCGCCAGCCGACCCACAACAAGACGAGCGGCACCAGCCAGCCGACCTTGCCGACCGAGCCCGCGACGATCGTGCGTACGACCTCCATCACCGAACCGGGCAATTGCCACCACACGGCGGCGGCGCTGACCATCGCGACGGCGATCAACAACAGGCCGACACCGTCGCGACGCTGCTCCGGCGAGATCTCGCGCGCACCCTGGCCGATTCCTCGCGCCCCTGCACCCAGAGCACCGGCCAGGCCGGACCAGAGCGCGAGCAGTGCGCGGCCGAGTGCCGCGAACAGGCGGTACACCGGTCCGGGACCATTTCGTACGGCGCGCGGGGCGGGGCGACGTGCGGGCGCGCGGCCTCGCCCAGTCGCACTTCGGGCCTGGGTACTCCGGGATCGGGAACTTGAGGATGCCTTCGTCGAACTCCTGCTGGAGGTGGATTTGGGCGTGCTCTTGCTCCGCGACCCCGGCGGGGAAGACGTACGGGTCGCCATGCCCGCGACCCTACGGGAGTCACACCCGTCACACGCGCCACATTTGACGCGTGTCGGTTCGGTTGCGCGCTCGCACGACGAGAACGCCACATCAGGCGCCTTCCGGCGGGTCGTTACCAAAGCGTGACCTCGGCTACGCCGCATAGACCTCTAAGGGTGTCTAGACCGATCCTGACGACAGTTCTAATGTGACCTGAGCCACCACTCTTACCGAAATTTCAGGCTGGCTTCAGAAACCGGAGGATTCTTACGTGAAGTTCCTACGACACGGCATTGCCTTGGGGATGGTGGTGTCCGGTTTGGCCGCGGCACCGTTGCTGTCCACCCAGG of the Nocardioides sp. genome contains:
- a CDS encoding DNA translocase FtsK 4TM domain-containing protein encodes the protein MATRTSSPPGSRSKSTPKSTSSRSSTKASSSSRSRSTQARSATGRGRAPARRPAPRAVRNGPGPVYRLFAALGRALLALWSGLAGALGAGARGIGQGAREISPEQRRDGVGLLLIAVAMVSAAAVWWQLPGSVMEVVRTIVAGSVGKVGWLVPLVLLWVGWRNMRDPEHNGPVGRQVIGWTAIVFGLLGVVHIANGSPTPQPGDSSALQDAGGAVGFVVASLLLDLLQTAYVVVPVLILLAVFGVLVVTATPVYRIPERLAALRERVLGRQQVGEDGETTRGRGRRRVDEIDPDMGDPAYDSPLLEDREVKRRRGRKLDALDAALDFDGHDTDASDLSHADVETQAMPVVASDRSADKAETLVPPPHSPLPQRVEQLALSGDVTYHLPASDVLKPGSPHKPRSKASDDVVGRLTQVLDEFGIDAQVTGYTRGPTVTRYEVELGPAVKVEKVTALSKNIAYAVASADVRILSPIPGKSAIGIEIPNSDKEIVSLGDVLRSNTARSDHHPMVAGLGKDVEGGFVVANLAKMPHLLVAGATGSGKSSFINSMITSLLMRSTPDEVRMIMVDPKRVELNAYEGIPHLITPIITNPKKAAEALQWVVREMDMRYDDLANFGFRHVDDFNKAVRAGKVQLPPGSERELAPYPYLLVVVDELADLMMIAPRDVEDAVVRITQLARAAGIHLVLATQRPSVDVVTGLIKANVPSRLAFATSSLADSRVILDTPGAEKLVGQGDGLFLPMGASKPVRVQGAWVTEAEIHQVVALCKQQLEPNYREDVTAPAAAKRDLDDDIGDDLDLVVQAIELVVSTQFGSTSMLQRKLRVGFAKAGRLMDILESRGVVGPSEGSKARDVLVKPDEIDHVIATIQGEA